CAGGGAGAGGCGGCCTACAACGCCACCTTGGCGGCGATCGAGGCAGGCTACCGTTCCATCGACACCGGATCCTTCTATCAGAACGAAGAGGACCTTGGCCGCGCCATCGCCGATTGCGGCGTGCCACGAGACGATATCTTCGTCACGACGAAGATCTGGAACTCTGAGCAGGGGTTTGACGAGGCGCTGCACTCTTTCGACGTGAGCGCCAGGAAGCTCGGCCTCGACGTCGTCGATCTGTTGCTCGTGCACTGGCCGGTAAAGGGCAAGTCGGCCAGCACCTGGCGGGCGCTCGAGAAGCTCTACAGAGACGGTCGAGTGCGCGCGATCGGCGTCAGCAACTTCGAAATTAGCCATCTAAGGGAGCTTGCTGAGACGGCGCGCGTGACGCCGATGGTCAATCAGGTCGAGCTGCACCCGCTCAAGAGCACCAAGGATCTGATCGCGTACTGCGACGGCAAAGGC
The Pseudomonadota bacterium DNA segment above includes these coding regions:
- a CDS encoding aldo/keto reductase, giving the protein QGEAAYNATLAAIEAGYRSIDTGSFYQNEEDLGRAIADCGVPRDDIFVTTKIWNSEQGFDEALHSFDVSARKLGLDVVDLLLVHWPVKGKSASTWRALEKLYRDGRVRAIGVSNFEISHLRELAETARVTPMVNQVELHPLKSTKDLIAYCDGKGIRVEAWSPMAQNKVFDNAELVAIAKTLGRSVSQVVLRWHLQNGVVVIPKSSNPARIKENIDVFDFSLDVATMQRIDALNEDLRLLGFEPDGLLPELHEPPAKPWPYSL